The Chitinophaga sp. H8 genome contains a region encoding:
- a CDS encoding RNA polymerase sigma factor produces MEEKYLDNESRPFHELSAAETEEFSLVFKKYYPRLCHFAFKITGCRALSEDICQEAFIRYWNYRHHIAEEEEAVRSYLYIMIRNACISKLRHDKVVKRYLKSQDAADTDEIGIDHAIIRSEVAAEIYSALEKLPQGCRQVVQMAYLEGMKNKEIASKLGVSVNTVKTQRQRAIHLLRSSLKPGVLALLLFGPF; encoded by the coding sequence ATGGAGGAGAAGTATTTAGACAATGAATCCCGTCCATTTCATGAATTATCCGCGGCGGAAACCGAGGAATTCAGCCTTGTTTTTAAGAAGTATTACCCGCGCCTTTGCCATTTTGCATTCAAGATTACGGGATGCAGGGCACTGAGTGAAGATATCTGTCAGGAAGCGTTTATCCGTTACTGGAACTACCGGCATCATATTGCAGAGGAGGAAGAGGCCGTCAGGAGCTATCTTTATATCATGATTCGTAATGCCTGTATCAGCAAATTGCGACATGATAAAGTGGTAAAACGTTATCTGAAGAGCCAGGATGCAGCGGACACGGATGAGATTGGTATCGATCATGCCATAATCCGCTCCGAGGTGGCCGCAGAGATTTACAGCGCATTGGAAAAATTACCACAGGGTTGCCGGCAGGTGGTGCAGATGGCTTACCTGGAAGGTATGAAGAATAAAGAGATTGCCTCCAAACTGGGGGTTTCTGTTAATACTGTCAAAACCCAGCGTCAGCGGGCTATTCACCTGCTCAGGTCTTCGTTGAAACCAGGGGTGCTGGCCCTACTGCTTTTCGGTCCTTTCTGA
- a CDS encoding right-handed parallel beta-helix repeat-containing protein, whose product MTAVIFYKSICRILFGMLLCPLFLPAQQTSSPVIYVSPNGNDANVGTKSRPVATLATALDRSRVLRKAQIWDTPLEIRIAPGTYPLQAPLMLTAEDAGSAQSPLIFKGEGKMAPVISGGVQLPAFEKVNPQLWKVRVPANAGKDQVQQLFVNGKRAIRARTPNIEAPWFETQRVTEIITDTTSPKKLAQQRVRLTAAQWQVLEDIPDADLPQVTISVHHAWDLTRKFIHGRSAADSSITLIGEPMQPWNKLDNTSLFFFGNARKMLDVPGEWWQDEAHTIWYVPRRGEEIGRVTAVVPVIDQLMTIKGDSSRKAAYISFENLSFQYCRYLMPATGDDPLQAAARVPAVIMIDDAQHITFNNCEIAHTGTNTLWFRTDCADSKVVHCYFHDLGAGGVLIGNTTLPANDATVTRNITIDNNILRAGGREFPTGVGVLIFNGRDNTISHNDISDFYYTGVSVGWVWGYSYSPSRGNKIIYNRIYHLGQNRLSDMGGVYTLGISPGTVVSNNVIHDISSYGYGGWGLYTDEGSTGIVMENNLVYRCKSAGFHQHYGEKNIIRNNIFVSQVKAQLEASRVEDHLSFSFTNNIIYFDKGNSLIDKRGWELVRFRSDSNSYWNPVTQDIRFGQKDFATWQQSTGKDIHSVIADPGFADLSRDDYHIGNKTLMSRIGFTPFNYEVAGVYGENAWRKLADTNNTPEYTFSILP is encoded by the coding sequence ATGACAGCAGTAATTTTTTACAAAAGCATATGCCGCATACTTTTTGGCATGTTGTTATGCCCACTGTTCTTACCCGCGCAGCAAACATCCTCACCGGTTATTTATGTTTCGCCAAATGGTAATGATGCAAACGTGGGCACGAAATCCCGACCGGTAGCTACGCTGGCAACGGCACTGGATCGCAGCAGGGTGCTCCGTAAAGCACAGATCTGGGATACTCCCCTGGAAATAAGGATTGCCCCTGGTACTTATCCGTTACAAGCTCCTTTGATGCTGACAGCGGAAGATGCCGGTTCTGCTCAATCGCCACTGATTTTTAAAGGAGAAGGAAAGATGGCGCCGGTGATTTCCGGAGGCGTACAGCTCCCTGCATTTGAGAAAGTTAATCCGCAGCTCTGGAAAGTCCGTGTTCCCGCTAATGCAGGAAAGGATCAGGTGCAACAATTATTTGTTAATGGCAAACGGGCCATCCGTGCACGTACGCCGAATATAGAAGCGCCCTGGTTTGAAACACAACGGGTCACGGAAATCATCACGGATACGACCAGCCCGAAAAAACTGGCCCAACAGCGGGTTCGGTTGACAGCAGCGCAGTGGCAGGTCCTGGAAGACATTCCGGATGCAGACCTCCCACAGGTAACGATCTCCGTGCATCATGCCTGGGACCTTACCCGGAAATTTATCCACGGAAGATCTGCTGCGGATTCCAGCATCACCCTGATTGGTGAGCCTATGCAACCATGGAATAAATTAGACAATACCTCCCTGTTCTTTTTTGGAAATGCCCGGAAAATGCTGGATGTACCTGGCGAATGGTGGCAGGATGAAGCACATACAATCTGGTATGTGCCGCGAAGGGGGGAGGAGATCGGACGTGTGACAGCAGTTGTTCCGGTCATTGACCAGTTAATGACGATAAAAGGAGACAGCAGCCGGAAGGCAGCATACATCAGCTTTGAAAACCTTTCTTTTCAATACTGCCGCTATCTCATGCCGGCAACGGGTGATGATCCGCTGCAAGCAGCCGCCAGAGTCCCCGCAGTGATCATGATCGATGATGCGCAACACATCACCTTTAACAATTGTGAAATAGCCCATACTGGTACTAATACCCTGTGGTTCAGAACAGACTGTGCGGATAGTAAAGTGGTGCATTGTTATTTTCATGACCTGGGCGCAGGCGGTGTGCTTATTGGTAATACCACGCTACCGGCAAATGATGCCACCGTTACCCGCAACATTACCATAGATAATAATATCCTCCGTGCAGGTGGGCGGGAATTTCCAACCGGTGTTGGCGTGCTTATTTTCAATGGCCGCGATAATACGATTTCACACAATGATATCTCAGATTTCTATTACACAGGTGTATCAGTCGGCTGGGTATGGGGCTATTCATACAGCCCGTCCCGGGGAAATAAGATTATCTATAACCGTATCTATCATCTGGGCCAGAACCGTTTAAGCGACATGGGAGGCGTATATACGTTGGGGATATCTCCCGGCACCGTTGTGTCCAATAATGTTATCCATGATATTTCTTCTTATGGATATGGCGGATGGGGGCTTTACACCGATGAAGGTTCTACAGGCATCGTCATGGAAAATAACCTGGTATATCGCTGTAAAAGCGCTGGTTTTCATCAACACTACGGGGAGAAGAACATCATCCGGAACAATATTTTTGTTTCACAGGTAAAAGCCCAGCTGGAAGCTTCCAGGGTAGAAGACCATCTCTCTTTTTCCTTTACCAATAATATTATTTATTTTGATAAAGGCAATAGTCTTATAGATAAGCGGGGTTGGGAGCTGGTCCGCTTCAGGTCGGATAGTAACAGTTACTGGAATCCGGTTACGCAAGACATCCGGTTTGGGCAAAAAGATTTTGCCACCTGGCAGCAATCTACCGGGAAGGATATCCACTCTGTGATCGCTGATCCCGGTTTCGCAGATCTTTCCCGCGACGACTACCATATTGGCAACAAAACACTTATGTCGCGCATTGGTTTTACTCCCTTTAACTATGAGGTAGCAGGCGTTTACGGGGAGAATGCCTGGCGGAAACTGGCTGATACCAACAATACACCGGAATATACGTTTAGCATACTGCCCTGA